Proteins encoded by one window of Scatophagus argus isolate fScaArg1 chromosome 8, fScaArg1.pri, whole genome shotgun sequence:
- the top1b gene encoding DNA topoisomerase 1 isoform X4 — MSGDHGHGDSQVNSGSKGSDSHKHKDKHKDKEHRHKDHKKDKEREKFKHSNSEHKDHSEKKHRDKEKLKHGDGSSDKHREKHKEKDKDKDKRREEKIKAFQIKAKKEKENGYVRDTSPAAIKSEPEEDNGFCPSPQYNKTFKQEFEFKPKKIKTEHDKKAKKRKHYHEEDEEDEDIKPKKKTKDKKVAEGKKSKKEEEEKWKWWEEERYTDGSKWRFLEHKGPVFAPPYEPLPDKVKFYYDDKPMKLSASAEEVATFFAKMLDHEYTTKDVFRKNFFKDWRKEMTPEEKSKITDLNKCDFSEMNEYFKAQSEARKQMSKEEKQKIKEENERILQEYGFCIMDNHKERIGNFRIEPPGLFRGRGDHPKMGMLKRRIRPEDIIINCSKDSKQPKPPPGTKWKEVRHDNKVTWLASWTENIQGSIKYIMLNPSSRIKGEKDWQKYETARRLKKCVDRIRTQYREDWKSKEMRIRQRAVALYFIDKLALRAGNEKEEGETADTVGCCSLRVEHIKLYPKLDEQEYVVEFDFLGKDSIRYYNKIPVEKRVFKNLQLFLENKQPEDDLFDRLNTSILNKHLQELMDGLTAKVFRTYNASITLQQQLKELSCSDDSIPAKILSYNRANRAVAILCNHQRAPPKTFEKSMQNLQTKIDEKQNQLSAARKQLKAAKADHKASHDDKSKKAVEVKRKAVQRIEEQLMKLQVQATDREENKQIALGTSKLNYLDPRISVAWCKKWGVPIEKIYNKTQREKFAWAIDMADKDYEF, encoded by the exons ATGAGCGGAGATCATGGACATGGAGACTCTCAG GTCAATTCTGGATCTAAAGGAAGCG ACTCTCACAAACATAAAGACAAGCACAAAGACAaggaacacagacacaaagaccaCAAGAAAGACAAGGAGCGGGAGAAATTCAAGCACAGCAACAG CGAACACAAGGACCACTCtgagaagaaacacagagacaaagagaagctGAAACACGGTGATGGCAGCTCAGACAAGCAcagggaaaaacacaaagagaaagacaaggacaaagacaagaggagagaagagaag ATCAAAGCATTTCAAATCAAGGctaaaaaggagaaagaaaacggATATGTAAG AGATACAAGCCCTGCTGCCATTAAGAGTGAGCCTGAAGAAGACAATGGCTTCTGCCCTTCTCCTCAATACAACAAGACCTTCAAACAAGA ATTTGAATTCAAACCCAAGAAGATCAAGACGGAACATGACAAAAAGGCcaagaagaggaaacattatcatgaagaggatgaggaggatgag GACATCAAGCccaaaaagaagacaaaagacaaaaaggtagcagagggaaagaaatccaaaaaagaagaggaggagaagtggaAATG GTGGGAGGAGGAAAGATATACTGATGGCTCCAAATGGCGCTTCCTTGAGCACAAGGGTCCAGTGTTTGCACCTCCGTATGAACCCTTGCCAGACAAAGTCAAATTTTATTATGATG aCAAGCCTATGAAACTTAGTGCTTCTGCTGAGGAGGTAGCTACGTTTTTTGCCAAGATGTTGGATCATGAATACACCACTAAGGACGTCTTCAGAAAGAACTTTTTTAAGGACTGGAGGAAG GAAATGACACCAGAGGAGAAGTCAAAGATCACTGACCTGAACAAGTGCGActtcagtgaaatgaatgagtACTTCAAGGCGCAATCAGAAGCTAGGAAACAGATGtcaaaagaggagaaacag AAAATCAAAGAGGAGAATGAGCGAATCCTCCAGGAGTACGGTTTCTGCATCATGGACAACCACAAGGAGAGGATCGGAAACTTCCGCATCGAGCCTCCAGGCCTCTTCCGAGGACGGGGCGATCACCCGAAAATGGGAATGCTGAAACGACGCATCAGACCTGAAGATATCATAATTAACTGCAGCAA ggACTCGAAGCAGCCTAAACCTCCCCCAGGGACAAAATGGAAGGAGGTTCGCCATGACAACAAGGTGACCTGGTTGGCATCTTGGACAGAGAACATCCAGGGCTCCATCAAGTACATCATGTTGAATCCGAGCTCCAGGATCAAG ggggaGAAGGACTGGCAGAAATATGAGACAGCTCGACGGTTAAAGAAGTGTGTGGATCGCATTCGCACCCAGTACAGAGAAGACTGGAAGTCAAAAGAGATGAGGATCAGGCAGAGAGCTGTGGCTCTGTACTTCATCGACAAG CTTGCACTGAGGGCAGGTAATGAAAAGGAGGAAGGTGAGACAGCGGACACTGTGGGCTGCTGCTCGCTGCGGGTGGAGCACATCAAACTGTACCCCAAGTTGGATGAGCAGGAGTACGTGGTGGAATTTGATTTCTTGGGGAAGGACTCCATCCGCTACTACAACAAGATCCCTGTAGAGAAGAGG GTCTTTAAAAACCTTCAGCTGTTCCTGGAGAACAAGCAGCCTGAAGATGACCTCTTCGACAGACTGaat ACTTCTATTCTGAATAAGCACTTACAGGAGCTGATGGACGGCCTCACAGCCAAGGTCTTCCGTACCTACAACGCCTCCATcaccctgcagcagcagcttaaaGAACTTTCCTGCT CTGATGACAGCATCCCGGCTAAAATCCTGTCATACAACCGAGCTAACCGGGCAGTGGCCATCCTCTGTAATCACCAGAGAGCTCCACCCAAAACTTTTGAGAAGTCCATGCAAAACCTGCAGACCAAA attGACGAGAAACAGAATCAACTGTCAGCAGCCAGGAAGCAGCTGAAGGCTGCCAAGGCTGATCACAAGGCTTCCCATGATGACAAGAGCAAAAA gGCTGTGGAGGTGAAGCGTAAAGCTGTCCAAAGGATAGAGGAGCAGCTGATGAAGCTCCAGGTGCAggccacagacagagaggagaacaagCAGATTGCTCTGGGCACCTCCAAGCTCAACTACCTGGATCCACGCATCTCTGTTGCCTG GTGCAAGAAATGGGGCGTTCCCATCGAGAAGATCTACAACAAAACCCAGAGAGAGAAGTTCGCCTGGGCAATTGACATGGCTGACAAGGACTATGAGTTTTAA